In Geotalea uraniireducens, one genomic interval encodes:
- a CDS encoding cobalt-precorrin-5B (C(1))-methyltransferase, producing the protein MTERPLRHGYTTGACAAAAARGAARMLRTQQRQEAAEIVLPGGERVTFPLAGQTFDGLSASCHVVKDAGDDPDVTNGAEIHVTVRREARRPPGGKTLIFLLGGRGVGRVTKPGLAVPVGEPAINPVPRRLITEAVKEEFAVVCLPEVLYVTVSIPNGEELAQKTLNARLGILGGLSILGTTGIVRPISAQAWTDTIDSAVDVALAGGTSTVVLSTGRTSELAAQAFFERTAPLPEEAFVMMGDHVGYALRACLGKGVPRVVLAGQFAKLLKIACGHEQTHVSSAELDLRELASWLAATGAAALVALAERANTARQLLEESGRDRQLITLVCERARRAAERLAPGGELKVLLADYDSTMLYFG; encoded by the coding sequence ATGACCGAGCGGCCGTTACGCCACGGCTACACCACCGGCGCCTGTGCCGCCGCCGCGGCCCGGGGGGCGGCGCGGATGCTTCGGACCCAGCAGCGGCAGGAGGCGGCGGAGATCGTCCTCCCCGGCGGCGAGCGAGTGACCTTTCCCCTGGCCGGCCAGACCTTTGACGGGCTGAGCGCGTCCTGCCATGTGGTCAAGGACGCCGGCGACGATCCGGACGTTACCAACGGCGCCGAAATCCACGTTACCGTCCGGCGGGAGGCCCGGCGACCACCGGGCGGGAAGACGCTGATCTTCCTCCTCGGCGGCCGGGGGGTCGGCCGGGTGACCAAGCCGGGGCTGGCGGTGCCGGTTGGCGAGCCGGCGATCAACCCGGTGCCGCGGCGGCTGATCACCGAGGCGGTGAAGGAGGAGTTCGCGGTGGTCTGCCTGCCGGAGGTCCTCTATGTGACGGTGAGCATCCCCAACGGCGAGGAGCTGGCGCAAAAGACCCTCAACGCCCGGCTCGGGATTCTCGGCGGGCTGTCGATCCTTGGCACCACCGGCATTGTCCGGCCGATCTCCGCCCAGGCCTGGACCGACACCATCGACAGCGCCGTCGACGTCGCCCTGGCCGGCGGGACTTCGACGGTCGTGCTCTCCACCGGCCGGACCAGCGAGCTGGCGGCGCAGGCATTTTTCGAGCGGACGGCGCCGCTCCCCGAAGAGGCGTTCGTGATGATGGGGGACCATGTCGGCTACGCTCTGCGGGCCTGCCTCGGCAAGGGGGTGCCGCGGGTCGTCCTTGCCGGCCAGTTCGCCAAGCTGCTGAAGATCGCCTGCGGCCACGAGCAGACCCACGTCTCTTCCGCCGAACTCGACCTGCGCGAACTGGCCAGCTGGCTTGCCGCCACCGGCGCGGCCGCGCTGGTGGCGCTTGCCGAGCGGGCCAACACCGCCCGCCAGCTGCTCGAGGAGTCGGGCCGGGACCGGCAGCTGATCACCCTCGTCTGCGAGCGGGCACGGCGGGCGGCGGAGCGGTTGGCTCCGGGGGGCGAACTCAAGGTTTTGCTGGCGGACTACGACTCAACGATGCTATATTTCGGCTGA
- a CDS encoding pyridoxamine 5'-phosphate oxidase family protein produces the protein MRKAHKRITDFALILDLLNRCPVGRLGTVGRDGWPNVKPLNFVWHEGRIYFHCALEGEKLDDIRHDDRACFEVDLPIAYVKGGPDNPCRAEYLYRSVILRGRAQLVEAEREKALALDCLMRKYQPEGGYGSYAPEKLAITGVVRLEVEEIVGKEELGKGELRERALAALAAGTPLPVVLE, from the coding sequence CAAACGGATCACCGATTTCGCCTTGATCCTCGATCTGCTCAACCGCTGCCCGGTGGGGCGGCTGGGAACGGTCGGCCGGGACGGCTGGCCGAACGTCAAACCGCTCAACTTCGTCTGGCACGAAGGGCGGATCTATTTTCACTGTGCCCTGGAGGGAGAGAAGCTCGACGACATCCGTCATGACGACCGGGCCTGCTTCGAGGTAGATCTGCCGATCGCCTACGTCAAAGGGGGACCGGACAACCCCTGCCGGGCCGAGTACCTCTACCGGAGCGTCATTCTCCGGGGGCGGGCGCAGCTGGTGGAGGCCGAGCGGGAAAAGGCCCTCGCGCTCGACTGCCTGATGCGCAAGTACCAGCCCGAAGGGGGGTACGGTAGCTATGCGCCGGAAAAGCTGGCGATCACCGGTGTCGTCCGGCTCGAGGTCGAAGAGATCGTCGGCAAGGAAGAACTCGGTAAAGGGGAACTGCGGGAGCGGGCCCTGGCCGCCCTCGCCGCCGGGACGCCGCTGCCGGTGGTGCTGGAGTAG
- the cobI gene encoding precorrin-2 C(20)-methyltransferase, translating to MPQQPTSQPATIYAVGVGPGDPELLTRKAERLIRRAPVVCAPTGAADAASYALSIVEELLDRSRQEVLVQVFPMMKGRAALEAYWEEAAAQVLARIDAGRDVVFITIGDPCLYSTFLYLYRIIRARRPEIPIEIVPGISSINAAAAAAGLPLGIAGERIAILPATYEDDELRRTFAAFDTVVLMKVSRVFDRLYALLVELGLEKRAAFVRRVGSAQEEVVFDLASLVGRELDYLSMLIVRQGEGTGA from the coding sequence GTGCCGCAGCAACCGACCTCTCAACCTGCCACCATTTATGCCGTCGGCGTCGGCCCCGGCGATCCGGAGCTGTTGACCCGCAAGGCCGAACGGCTGATCCGCCGGGCACCGGTCGTCTGCGCCCCTACCGGCGCCGCCGATGCCGCCAGTTATGCCCTTTCCATCGTCGAGGAACTGCTCGACCGTTCCCGCCAGGAAGTCCTCGTCCAGGTCTTCCCGATGATGAAGGGGCGGGCGGCCCTGGAGGCGTACTGGGAAGAGGCCGCCGCCCAGGTGCTGGCGCGGATCGATGCCGGCCGCGACGTGGTCTTCATCACCATCGGCGACCCGTGCCTCTACTCCACCTTTCTCTACCTGTACCGGATCATCCGTGCGCGACGGCCGGAGATTCCGATCGAGATCGTTCCCGGCATCTCCAGCATCAATGCCGCCGCGGCCGCGGCCGGGCTGCCGCTCGGTATCGCCGGCGAGCGAATCGCCATCCTGCCCGCCACCTACGAGGACGACGAACTGCGCCGGACCTTCGCCGCCTTCGATACCGTGGTGCTGATGAAGGTCAGCCGGGTGTTCGACCGGCTCTACGCCCTGCTGGTCGAACTGGGGCTGGAAAAGCGGGCCGCCTTCGTCCGCCGGGTCGGCTCGGCGCAGGAAGAGGTGGTCTTTGACCTCGCCTCGCTGGTCGGGCGGGAACTCGACTACCTGTCGATGCTGATCGTCCGGCAGGGTGAGGGGACAGGGGCCTGA
- the cbiE gene encoding precorrin-6y C5,15-methyltransferase (decarboxylating) subunit CbiE, giving the protein MPQQKIYLVGAGIEGWEGFGAKALEVINEAEVLIGHQRHLDIFPAFKGEKRELGDLSIMLEFLKGTDKATVVLGSGDPNFFGVARFLLRNLPKERIEIFPNVTSVQYAFARIKEPWDDAIFVSVHGRGLKAAVDRIVAAEKVAILTDAKNSPAAIARELIERGAEGYEAWLCENLGMADEKFTKTDVKGLLEIEASSLNILILIKAWEPTLEQYPVIGIDDEEFASVKKLITKQEVRAVTLAKLQLQDDLVMWDIGAGSGSVSIEASNLMPNGRIFALEKNPQYLTFIRDNLKKFAARNVLLVEAYAPEGLEELPDPDRVFIGGSGGMLEEIIEAVDKRLKPEGAIVLNAVTLDTLTKAVEFLEDHGYTVEVSCINVAKTRGLTEYKMFESLNPVYVISARKGEE; this is encoded by the coding sequence ATGCCACAACAGAAAATCTACCTGGTCGGCGCCGGGATCGAAGGCTGGGAAGGGTTCGGCGCCAAGGCGCTGGAGGTGATCAACGAGGCGGAGGTGCTGATCGGCCACCAGCGCCACCTGGACATCTTCCCCGCCTTCAAGGGGGAGAAACGGGAGCTCGGCGACCTGTCGATCATGCTCGAATTCCTCAAGGGGACCGACAAGGCGACGGTGGTGCTTGGCTCCGGCGATCCCAACTTCTTCGGCGTCGCCCGCTTCCTCTTGCGTAACCTCCCCAAGGAGCGGATCGAGATCTTTCCCAACGTCACCAGCGTCCAGTACGCCTTCGCCCGGATCAAGGAGCCGTGGGACGACGCCATTTTCGTCTCGGTTCACGGTCGGGGGCTGAAGGCGGCGGTCGACCGGATCGTCGCCGCCGAGAAGGTGGCGATCCTCACCGACGCGAAAAACAGCCCGGCGGCCATCGCCCGGGAGTTGATCGAGCGGGGTGCCGAAGGGTACGAAGCCTGGCTCTGCGAGAACCTCGGCATGGCCGACGAGAAATTCACCAAGACCGACGTCAAGGGGCTGCTGGAGATCGAGGCGTCTTCCCTCAACATCCTGATCCTGATCAAGGCCTGGGAGCCGACCTTGGAACAGTACCCGGTGATCGGCATCGACGACGAGGAGTTCGCCTCGGTGAAGAAACTGATCACCAAGCAGGAGGTGCGGGCGGTCACCCTGGCCAAGCTGCAGCTCCAGGACGACCTGGTGATGTGGGATATCGGCGCCGGCAGTGGCTCGGTCTCCATCGAGGCGAGCAACCTGATGCCCAACGGCCGGATCTTCGCCCTGGAGAAGAATCCCCAGTACCTGACCTTCATCCGCGACAACCTGAAGAAGTTCGCCGCCCGCAACGTTCTGCTGGTGGAGGCTTACGCCCCCGAGGGGCTGGAGGAGCTCCCCGACCCGGACCGGGTCTTCATCGGCGGCTCCGGCGGCATGCTCGAAGAGATCATCGAGGCGGTCGATAAACGGCTCAAACCCGAAGGGGCGATCGTCCTCAATGCCGTCACCCTCGACACCCTGACCAAGGCGGTGGAGTTCCTCGAAGATCATGGCTACACCGTCGAGGTGAGCTGCATCAACGTCGCCAAGACCCGCGGGCTGACCGAGTACAAGATGTTCGAATCGCTCAACCCGGTCTACGTCATCTCGGCCCGCAAGGGCGAAGAGTAG
- the cobM gene encoding precorrin-4 C(11)-methyltransferase, with protein sequence MSIVHFIGAGPGDAELITVKGARLLAAAEVVVFAGSLVDRELVRTYAPAAEVYDSAGMTLEETTAVLAQAVADGRSVVRLHTGDPAIYGAIQEQMAELDRLGIGYRVVPGVTSAFAAAAALKQELTLPEVSQTVIITRLAGKTPVPEREQLAAIAGIGATLVIYLSVAMIEAVVAELLRGAYAPDTPVAVVARASWPDEQLVEGTLADIAAAVRAAAIDKQAVILVGDVLRARREGLKAKSLLYDKEFSHGCRRGIVT encoded by the coding sequence ATGTCTATCGTTCATTTCATCGGCGCCGGCCCCGGCGATGCCGAACTGATCACCGTCAAGGGGGCGCGGCTGCTCGCCGCGGCCGAGGTGGTGGTCTTCGCCGGCAGCCTGGTGGATCGGGAACTGGTGCGGACCTACGCGCCGGCGGCCGAGGTCTACGATTCGGCCGGGATGACCCTGGAAGAGACTACGGCGGTGCTGGCCCAGGCGGTGGCCGACGGCCGGTCGGTGGTGCGCCTCCATACCGGCGATCCGGCGATCTACGGTGCCATCCAGGAGCAGATGGCCGAGCTGGACCGGCTCGGCATCGGTTACCGGGTGGTCCCGGGGGTGACCAGCGCCTTCGCCGCGGCGGCGGCCCTGAAGCAGGAGCTGACCCTGCCGGAGGTCTCCCAGACGGTGATCATCACCCGGCTGGCGGGGAAGACCCCGGTGCCGGAGCGGGAACAGCTGGCCGCCATCGCCGGCATCGGCGCTACCCTGGTCATCTACCTGTCGGTGGCGATGATCGAGGCGGTGGTGGCGGAACTCCTCCGCGGCGCCTATGCGCCGGATACCCCGGTGGCGGTGGTGGCCCGGGCGTCCTGGCCTGACGAACAGCTGGTGGAGGGAACCCTGGCCGACATCGCCGCGGCGGTCCGGGCGGCGGCGATCGACAAACAGGCGGTGATCCTGGTCGGTGACGTGCTCCGCGCCCGCCGCGAGGGGCTGAAGGCGAAGTCGCTCCTCTACGACAAGGAGTTCAGTCACGGCTGTCGGCGGGGGATCGTTACCTGA